A single window of Mycolicibacterium madagascariense DNA harbors:
- the rapZ gene encoding RNase adapter RapZ — protein MNEAVHDGPSTEEPTAGIDVVLVTGLSGAGRGTAAKVLEDLGWYVADNLPPELIARMVELGLAAGSRITQLAVVMDVRSRGFTGDLEWVRNDLATRDITPRVLFLEASDDILVRRYEQNRRSHPLQGNQTLAEGITAERTMLAPIRAAADLVIDTSSLPVPALRETIERAFAAETVAHTNVTVESFGYKYGLPMDADTVMDVRFLPNPHWVDELRPHTGQHPAVRDYVLGQSGAADFIDTYHRLLDVVIDGYRREGKRYMTVAIGCTGGKHRSVAIAEALAGRLGAEGELTVRVLHRDLGRE, from the coding sequence GTGAACGAGGCCGTGCACGACGGTCCCAGCACCGAGGAGCCGACGGCGGGCATCGACGTCGTCCTCGTCACGGGGCTCTCGGGCGCGGGCCGCGGCACGGCGGCCAAGGTGCTCGAGGACCTCGGCTGGTACGTCGCCGACAACCTGCCGCCCGAGCTCATCGCACGGATGGTCGAGCTGGGGTTGGCGGCGGGCTCGCGCATCACCCAGCTCGCCGTCGTCATGGACGTGCGCTCCCGCGGGTTCACCGGCGATCTGGAGTGGGTCCGCAACGACCTCGCGACGCGTGACATCACACCGCGCGTGCTGTTCCTCGAGGCGTCCGACGACATCCTGGTGCGCCGGTACGAACAGAACCGGCGCAGCCACCCCCTGCAGGGCAATCAGACTCTGGCGGAGGGCATTACCGCCGAGCGCACGATGCTGGCGCCGATCCGCGCGGCGGCCGACCTGGTGATCGACACGTCGTCGCTGCCGGTGCCCGCGCTGCGCGAGACGATCGAGCGGGCCTTCGCCGCGGAGACCGTGGCCCACACCAACGTCACCGTGGAGTCCTTCGGCTACAAGTACGGGCTGCCGATGGACGCCGACACCGTGATGGACGTGCGGTTCCTGCCCAACCCGCACTGGGTCGACGAACTGCGCCCGCACACCGGTCAGCATCCCGCGGTGCGGGACTACGTCCTCGGTCAATCAGGGGCGGCGGACTTCATCGACACCTACCATCGTCTGCTGGACGTCGTCATCGACGGATACCGCAGGGAGGGCAAGCGCTACATGACCGTCGCCATCGGTTGCACGGGCGGCAAGCACCGCAGCGTGGCCATCGCCGAGGCGCTCGCCGGGCGCCTCGGCGCCGAGGGCGAATTGACGGTGCGGGTGCTGCACCGGGATCTGGGCCGCGAATGA